One Methylobacterium oryzae DNA window includes the following coding sequences:
- a CDS encoding helix-turn-helix domain-containing protein, with amino-acid sequence MQPFFSTEGIHPKDAFRRWRETICERLIPIDQQPLHGVPFQGRLDVTSIGPVPISKMAHTAMRTEATPDAIRRYGQPDRLYASMKLSGQDAIQQGDREAVFRTGDFVVIDARPAVCEADTGISLVIDLPRERFEAMLGPSRLYCALTVGADLASTTLANTFLQELVRMGDQLTPDAAVRMAAIGTDLIIASLAERMAQEVPRSVHGNVTVQRAKAYVEANLSDPNLDPPQLAAAMGVSLRRLQELFHERGRHISDYIWGRRLEAAAKRLNDPACAHLSIGMLAYGCGFSSQAHFARRFKDRYGMSPRDYRQAHSRDKQPGASASRPSFS; translated from the coding sequence ATGCAACCGTTCTTCTCGACAGAGGGAATTCACCCCAAGGACGCGTTCCGGCGCTGGCGCGAGACGATCTGCGAGCGATTGATCCCGATCGACCAGCAACCCCTTCACGGGGTTCCGTTTCAGGGCAGGCTGGATGTCACCAGCATCGGGCCTGTGCCGATCTCCAAGATGGCACACACCGCCATGCGGACTGAAGCGACCCCCGACGCGATCCGGCGCTATGGGCAGCCCGACCGCCTCTACGCGTCCATGAAGCTCTCCGGCCAGGACGCCATCCAGCAAGGCGATCGGGAGGCTGTATTCCGGACGGGCGACTTCGTCGTTATCGACGCACGCCCGGCCGTCTGCGAGGCCGACACGGGCATCTCCCTCGTCATCGATCTGCCGCGCGAGCGCTTCGAGGCCATGCTGGGTCCGTCCCGGCTGTACTGTGCACTCACGGTCGGCGCGGACCTCGCCTCCACGACCCTGGCAAACACCTTCCTCCAGGAGCTGGTGCGCATGGGCGATCAGCTCACGCCCGACGCGGCCGTGCGCATGGCGGCGATCGGAACGGACCTGATCATAGCGAGCCTCGCCGAACGGATGGCGCAGGAGGTACCCCGTTCCGTTCACGGCAACGTCACGGTCCAGCGCGCCAAGGCCTATGTCGAGGCGAACCTGAGCGACCCGAACCTGGATCCGCCGCAACTCGCCGCCGCGATGGGCGTGTCGCTGCGCCGGCTCCAGGAACTGTTCCACGAGCGCGGCCGGCACATCTCCGACTACATCTGGGGACGCCGCCTGGAGGCGGCAGCCAAGCGCCTGAATGATCCGGCCTGCGCCCACCTGTCGATCGGCATGCTGGCTTACGGCTGCGGTTTCAGCAGCCAGGCGCATTTCGCGCGCCGCTTCAAGGATCGCTACGGCATGAGCCCGCGTGACTACCGGCAGGCGCACAGCCGAGACAAGCAACCGGGCGCGTCCGCGTCCCGGCCGTCATTCTCGTGA
- a CDS encoding alpha/beta hydrolase has translation MRDDTFGPDPAPGTITIPLADDERRREDALRDLFARFWGNATGEPRAVYDTFIAGSPRADGVAFDPVDEAGIRGWWVRPADAAPGQAILFLHGGGYVQGTAAAYRGFVSQIASRAGVAALAIDYPLAPEATLPAAPEAALAAWDWLIGQGYDRIAVVGDSAGGGLSLVTLASLALRARGPAPVAGVVFSPWTDLTLSGPSMNDPSVQDPLIGRAYLQDCARKYAGARDVRHPLASPLLGDLRGLPPLLIQVGTDERLIDDATRYARRAEQAGVAVWLEVWEGLHHVFQLDIAHLDSSRRALDRAAAFLRRASAS, from the coding sequence ATGCGCGACGACACCTTCGGCCCCGATCCGGCGCCAGGGACGATCACCATTCCGCTCGCCGACGATGAACGGCGGCGCGAGGACGCCCTGCGGGACCTGTTCGCGCGCTTCTGGGGCAACGCGACGGGAGAGCCGCGGGCCGTCTACGACACCTTCATAGCCGGCAGCCCGCGCGCGGACGGCGTCGCGTTCGACCCCGTGGACGAGGCCGGCATCCGCGGCTGGTGGGTGCGCCCCGCGGATGCCGCGCCCGGCCAGGCGATCCTCTTCCTGCACGGCGGCGGCTACGTCCAGGGCACGGCCGCGGCCTATCGCGGCTTCGTCAGCCAGATCGCGAGCCGGGCCGGCGTCGCCGCGCTCGCCATCGACTATCCTCTGGCGCCGGAGGCGACGCTGCCCGCTGCCCCGGAGGCGGCGCTGGCTGCCTGGGATTGGTTGATCGGCCAAGGCTACGACCGGATCGCCGTCGTCGGGGACTCGGCCGGGGGCGGGCTGAGCCTCGTCACCCTGGCGAGCCTCGCCCTGCGCGCGCGCGGCCCTGCGCCGGTGGCCGGCGTCGTCTTCTCGCCCTGGACCGACCTGACGCTGTCCGGCCCCTCCATGAACGATCCTTCGGTGCAGGACCCGCTCATCGGCCGTGCGTACCTGCAGGACTGCGCGCGCAAGTATGCCGGCGCGCGCGATGTCCGCCACCCGCTGGCTTCACCGCTCCTCGGCGACCTGCGCGGATTGCCCCCGCTCCTGATCCAAGTCGGCACCGACGAGCGCCTCATCGACGACGCGACGCGCTACGCCCGGCGCGCCGAACAGGCTGGCGTCGCGGTGTGGCTGGAGGTCTGGGAGGGCCTGCATCACGTCTTCCAGCTCGACATCGCCCACCTCGACAGCAGCCGCCGGGCCCTCGACCGAGCCGCCGCCTTCCTGCGCCGCGCCTCCGCATCCTGA
- the fhuF gene encoding siderophore-iron reductase FhuF — MILSPLNALFVGPLEGYRDRIVSAEDPRPSVRGADLLDPRVLTDQLDRFARTFAAPEPRAVASIWAKQHFSMLVVPALAANIVLDLVLPVALDAVEIVPDDGGLTRALKLRDPAAGSDGPGGHTGARAPADRFGALIDAHLAPLVGALAAVSGVAPRVLWSNAGNIFEFVVRRTEGLPQAGRTGHAAAASVLTSRRRSGAPNPLFAPIRYVPEAGDAPAGAPPRRVRKVCCLRYLIPDQSLCGACPLPARPEAGPAGTDGPRRPA; from the coding sequence ATGATTCTCTCCCCGCTGAACGCCCTGTTCGTCGGCCCCCTCGAGGGCTACCGGGATCGGATCGTGTCCGCGGAGGATCCGCGCCCCTCCGTGAGGGGCGCCGACCTGCTCGATCCGCGCGTCCTGACCGACCAGCTCGACCGGTTCGCCCGCACCTTCGCGGCGCCGGAGCCCCGCGCCGTCGCGTCGATCTGGGCGAAGCAGCACTTCTCGATGCTGGTGGTGCCCGCGCTCGCCGCCAACATCGTGCTCGACCTCGTCCTGCCCGTGGCCCTCGACGCCGTCGAGATCGTCCCGGACGACGGCGGGCTGACGCGGGCGCTCAAGCTGCGCGACCCCGCCGCGGGGAGCGACGGGCCCGGCGGGCATACCGGGGCGCGGGCGCCGGCGGATCGCTTCGGCGCGCTGATCGACGCGCACCTGGCGCCCCTGGTCGGTGCCCTGGCGGCGGTCTCGGGCGTGGCGCCGCGCGTGCTGTGGAGCAATGCCGGCAACATCTTCGAGTTCGTGGTGCGCCGCACCGAGGGGCTCCCGCAGGCGGGCCGGACCGGGCACGCGGCCGCCGCGAGCGTCCTGACGAGCCGCCGCCGGTCCGGCGCGCCCAACCCGCTGTTCGCGCCGATCCGCTACGTCCCGGAGGCGGGGGACGCGCCGGCGGGCGCGCCGCCGCGTCGGGTGCGGAAGGTCTGCTGCCTGCGCTACCTCATCCCCGACCAGAGCCTCTGCGGCGCCTGCCCCCTGCCGGCACGCCCCGAAGCGGGTCCGGCGGGAACGGACGGCCCGAGGAGGCCCGCATGA
- a CDS encoding isochorismatase family protein, protein MTARAYEPLTAENAALVLVDHQVGLMTGVRDYSTGELKHNVIALAKAATALGLPIVVTTTARDSLWGPTFPELVAALPGNEIIDRSSVNAYDDARVARAIEATGREKLIFAGISLEVCAAFPAMTAVARGLDAYVAVDASGTFSETKRQAGLLRMAQAGVVLSDYATLMVEILKDNARPEAGPVYAALDMPWATLVGQVAASFGRVHGGANA, encoded by the coding sequence ATGACCGCTCGCGCCTACGAACCGCTCACCGCCGAGAACGCAGCCCTCGTCCTCGTCGACCATCAGGTCGGCCTGATGACGGGCGTGCGGGACTATTCGACGGGCGAGCTCAAGCACAACGTGATCGCCCTGGCGAAGGCCGCCACGGCGCTCGGCCTGCCCATCGTGGTCACCACGACGGCGCGCGACAGCCTATGGGGTCCGACCTTCCCCGAGTTGGTCGCGGCGTTGCCCGGAAACGAGATCATCGACCGCTCGTCGGTGAACGCCTACGACGACGCGCGCGTCGCCCGGGCCATCGAGGCCACGGGCCGCGAGAAGCTGATCTTCGCCGGCATCTCGCTGGAGGTCTGCGCGGCTTTCCCGGCCATGACAGCCGTCGCCCGCGGCCTCGACGCCTACGTGGCTGTCGACGCCTCCGGGACGTTCAGCGAGACCAAGCGCCAGGCCGGCCTTCTCCGTATGGCGCAGGCGGGCGTGGTCCTGTCCGACTACGCGACGCTGATGGTCGAGATCCTGAAGGACAACGCCCGCCCGGAGGCGGGCCCGGTCTACGCGGCCTTGGACATGCCCTGGGCGACCTTGGTCGGCCAGGTCGCCGCCTCCTTCGGCAGAGTGCACGGCGGAGCGAATGCTTGA
- a CDS encoding lysine N(6)-hydroxylase/L-ornithine N(5)-oxygenase family protein — protein MTARAAPLCDVIGVGFGPSNLALAIALAETPAARGLRYRFLERQPHFRWHGGMLLPGSDMQISFLKDLVTLRNPTSPLTFVNYLHSQGRLHDFIDLGTFHPSRIEFNDYLRWVADHFADRCDYGETAVAVEPGLGPDGTVETLWVVTRDAAGREIRRQTRDLALAVGGAPHVPAAFAALARDPRLCHSSRYLDHVDRRGPGSPLDLSRPGARVAVIGGGQSAAEIGHDLHARFPQLQVDLVFRGHALRPSDATPFVNEIFHPDRTDFVYAQPSERRAAIVRSYRNTNYAVIDADLLKALHVIVYREKVSGPQRLHLRPRSEILSAVGDAGGIRLRTVDRYAEVEAERSYDGVVLATGYARDPNPAILEPLAPYRDGPDLARDYRVPTRPGFVPRIYVQGYSETSHGLSDTLLSVLPVRAQEIVDSLLDQDGRGGAVAPARAPAAGGIRAWERQGAHP, from the coding sequence ATGACCGCGCGCGCCGCACCGCTCTGCGACGTCATCGGGGTCGGCTTCGGGCCGTCGAACCTCGCCCTGGCGATCGCCCTGGCCGAGACCCCGGCGGCGCGCGGCCTCCGGTACCGCTTCCTGGAGCGGCAGCCGCACTTCCGATGGCACGGCGGCATGCTGCTGCCGGGCAGCGACATGCAGATCTCGTTCCTCAAGGACCTCGTCACGCTCCGCAACCCGACGAGCCCGCTGACCTTCGTGAACTACCTGCACAGCCAGGGTCGACTGCACGATTTCATCGATCTCGGGACGTTTCATCCCAGCCGGATCGAGTTCAACGACTATCTCCGCTGGGTGGCGGACCATTTCGCCGACCGGTGCGACTACGGCGAGACCGCGGTCGCGGTGGAGCCCGGGCTGGGACCGGACGGGACGGTCGAGACCCTGTGGGTCGTCACCCGCGACGCCGCGGGCCGCGAGATCCGCCGCCAGACGCGCGACCTCGCCCTCGCGGTGGGCGGCGCCCCGCACGTGCCCGCCGCCTTCGCCGCCCTGGCGCGCGATCCCCGGCTCTGCCATTCGAGCCGCTACCTCGACCACGTCGACCGGCGCGGCCCGGGCAGCCCGCTCGACCTGTCGCGCCCGGGCGCCCGCGTGGCGGTGATCGGCGGCGGCCAGAGCGCCGCCGAGATCGGCCACGATCTCCACGCCCGCTTCCCGCAGCTGCAGGTCGATCTCGTCTTCCGCGGCCACGCCCTCCGACCGTCGGACGCGACGCCGTTCGTCAACGAGATCTTCCACCCCGACCGCACCGACTTCGTGTACGCGCAGCCGAGCGAGCGGCGGGCGGCGATTGTGCGCAGCTACCGCAACACGAACTACGCGGTGATCGACGCCGACCTGCTCAAGGCGCTCCACGTCATCGTCTACCGGGAGAAGGTCTCCGGGCCGCAGCGCCTGCACCTCCGGCCGCGCAGCGAGATCCTCTCGGCCGTCGGCGACGCGGGCGGGATCAGGCTGCGGACCGTCGACCGCTACGCCGAGGTCGAGGCGGAGCGCAGCTACGACGGCGTCGTCCTGGCGACCGGGTACGCGCGCGACCCGAACCCGGCGATCCTCGAACCGCTCGCGCCCTACCGCGACGGGCCGGACCTGGCGCGCGACTACCGCGTCCCGACCCGCCCCGGCTTCGTCCCGCGCATCTACGTCCAGGGCTACTCGGAGACCTCGCACGGTCTGAGCGACACCCTGCTCTCGGTCCTGCCGGTCCGCGCACAGGAGATCGTCGACAGCCTGCTCGATCAGGACGGGCGCGGGGGCGCGGTCGCCCCGGCGCGCGCGCCCGCCGCCGGCGGGATCCGCGCCTGGGAGCGGCAGGGAGCGCATCCATGA
- a CDS encoding LysR substrate-binding domain-containing protein — translation MLDLNDFFYFVQVVDRGGFTAAGRTLRVPKSTLSHRLQQLEAALGVRLLNRTSRRFGMTDAGEDFYRHAVAMLREAELAETTIRQRLTEPTGTVRCTAGIATMQFALADIIADFLVRHPKVNVVAHGADRTVDIVGENFDIAVRAHTDPLPDSNLVQRTLAPAPWFLFAGSAYLDENGAPDNPDALRDHPSLFMMRTGVAPVWRLRHASRAGDEAVLPLSPRLMGDDMVGLQQAAIRGIGVVALPSYICRQAVRSGALRRVLPDWVAGDSTLTALIPYRQGLLPSVRAFLDHLAAEFPKAVLL, via the coding sequence GTGCTCGACCTGAACGACTTCTTCTACTTCGTGCAGGTCGTCGATCGCGGCGGCTTCACGGCCGCCGGGCGGACGCTGCGCGTGCCGAAATCCACTTTGAGCCACCGCCTCCAGCAGCTGGAGGCCGCCCTCGGCGTCCGGCTGTTGAACCGGACCTCGCGCCGGTTCGGCATGACGGATGCGGGGGAGGACTTCTACCGCCACGCGGTCGCGATGCTCAGAGAGGCGGAGCTGGCGGAGACGACGATCCGCCAGCGCCTGACGGAGCCGACCGGCACGGTGCGGTGCACGGCCGGCATCGCGACCATGCAGTTCGCCCTGGCGGACATCATCGCGGACTTCCTCGTCCGCCACCCGAAGGTGAATGTCGTGGCCCACGGCGCGGACCGCACCGTCGACATCGTCGGCGAGAACTTCGACATCGCCGTGCGGGCCCATACGGACCCGCTGCCGGACTCGAACCTCGTCCAGCGTACCCTGGCGCCGGCGCCCTGGTTCCTGTTCGCGGGATCGGCATACCTCGACGAGAACGGCGCTCCGGACAATCCGGACGCCCTTCGGGACCATCCGTCCCTGTTCATGATGCGGACCGGGGTCGCGCCGGTCTGGCGGCTGCGGCACGCGAGCCGCGCCGGGGACGAGGCGGTACTGCCGTTGAGCCCGCGGCTGATGGGCGATGACATGGTCGGGCTGCAGCAGGCCGCCATCCGCGGCATCGGCGTGGTCGCTCTGCCGAGCTACATCTGTCGTCAGGCCGTCCGCTCGGGTGCCCTGCGGCGCGTTCTGCCCGACTGGGTCGCGGGCGACTCCACCCTGACGGCCCTCATTCCCTACCGCCAAGGCCTGCTTCCGTCCGTGCGGGCCTTCCTCGACCACCTCGCGGCGGAGTTTCCGAAGGCCGTGCTGCTCTAG
- a CDS encoding pirin family protein → MTALETIHGADALHPRLGETVLGAPHRIGSNFSAAHFSEEAFDGRMDPLLMVDHFVMTGPTFEPHLHAGISAVTVMFEDATGHFLNRDTLGRDVALEPGDLYWLAAASGAAHEERPAEGARVHALQVFVNLPARLKAQPARALHVRAADIPVLEGRGHRVRVVLGQSGDVVGAGGTPEEMTLLDGFLQPGGAFAHALPEGRQAWIYAVSGRVSVRCREEERLLPEGGALAVGAGSAAEIILEAAEAAHVVLMAGRPIREPFVKRGPLVMSTVADVERALAGYARGAFGRIPA, encoded by the coding sequence ATGACAGCTCTCGAGACCATCCACGGGGCCGACGCGCTCCACCCGAGGCTCGGCGAGACCGTTCTCGGAGCGCCCCACCGCATCGGCTCGAACTTCTCCGCGGCGCACTTCTCCGAGGAAGCCTTCGACGGGCGCATGGACCCGCTCCTGATGGTCGACCACTTCGTCATGACCGGGCCGACCTTCGAGCCGCACCTCCATGCCGGCATCTCGGCCGTGACCGTCATGTTCGAGGACGCGACCGGCCACTTCCTCAACCGGGACACGCTGGGCCGAGACGTCGCCCTCGAGCCGGGCGACCTCTACTGGCTCGCGGCGGCGTCGGGCGCCGCGCACGAGGAGAGGCCGGCCGAAGGGGCACGGGTCCACGCCCTGCAGGTCTTCGTCAATCTGCCCGCGCGCCTCAAGGCGCAGCCGGCGCGCGCGCTGCACGTTCGCGCGGCCGACATCCCGGTCCTCGAAGGCCGCGGCCATCGCGTCCGCGTCGTCCTGGGGCAGAGCGGCGACGTTGTTGGCGCGGGTGGCACCCCGGAGGAGATGACACTGCTCGACGGCTTCCTACAGCCGGGCGGCGCCTTCGCCCACGCCCTGCCCGAGGGGCGGCAAGCCTGGATCTACGCCGTGTCGGGGCGCGTGTCCGTCCGCTGCCGTGAGGAGGAGCGCCTCCTGCCGGAGGGCGGCGCCCTAGCGGTGGGCGCCGGTTCCGCCGCGGAGATCATCCTCGAAGCCGCCGAGGCTGCGCATGTCGTGCTGATGGCCGGGCGGCCGATCCGCGAGCCCTTCGTCAAGCGCGGTCCGCTGGTGATGTCCACGGTCGCCGACGTCGAGCGCGCGCTCGCCGGCTACGCCCGGGGCGCGTTCGGCCGCATCCCGGCCTGA
- a CDS encoding ATP-binding cassette domain-containing protein — translation MNGPDAPVVARPRGAPTAEAAGAPPLFTLQGASFGLPERTLLHPLDLVIQPRQVVGLIGHNGSGKSTLIKLLGRQQAPTAGRIAFADRALSAWEDRAFAREVAYLPQALPPVPGMTVRELVALGRYPWHGALGRVADRDREAVRRALTATGVAAFADRFVDTLSGGERQRVWLAMMIAQEPACLLLDEPISALDVAHAVEILALVRDLAHRDGLGVVVVLHDVNMAARVCDRILALHSGRLIADGPPGTLMNPDTLRAVYDIPMGVMPHPDTGRPLSYLRGS, via the coding sequence ATGAACGGTCCCGATGCGCCGGTCGTCGCGCGGCCGCGGGGCGCGCCGACGGCGGAAGCCGCGGGCGCCCCCCCGCTCTTCACCCTGCAGGGCGCGAGCTTCGGTCTCCCCGAACGCACCCTGCTGCATCCCCTCGACCTCGTGATCCAGCCGCGGCAGGTGGTGGGCCTGATCGGCCATAACGGGTCCGGCAAGTCGACCCTGATCAAGCTGCTGGGCCGCCAGCAGGCGCCGACCGCCGGCCGGATCGCGTTCGCGGATCGCGCCCTCAGTGCCTGGGAGGACCGCGCCTTCGCGCGCGAGGTCGCCTACCTGCCGCAGGCGCTCCCGCCGGTCCCGGGCATGACCGTGCGCGAGCTCGTGGCGCTGGGGCGCTATCCCTGGCACGGCGCCCTCGGCCGCGTCGCCGACCGGGATCGCGAGGCGGTCCGGCGGGCGCTCACCGCCACCGGCGTCGCCGCCTTCGCGGACCGCTTCGTCGACACGCTCTCGGGCGGTGAGCGGCAGCGCGTCTGGCTCGCGATGATGATCGCGCAGGAGCCCGCCTGCCTGCTGCTCGACGAGCCGATCTCGGCCCTCGACGTCGCCCACGCCGTCGAGATCCTCGCCCTCGTGCGCGATCTGGCCCATCGTGACGGGCTCGGCGTCGTGGTGGTCCTGCACGACGTGAACATGGCGGCGCGCGTCTGCGACCGCATCCTGGCGCTGCACTCGGGACGCCTCATCGCGGACGGGCCGCCCGGCACGCTGATGAACCCCGACACGCTGCGCGCCGTGTACGACATCCCGATGGGCGTCATGCCGCATCCGGATACCGGTCGGCCACTGAGCTACCTGCGCGGATCGTAG
- a CDS encoding ABC transporter substrate-binding protein, with protein MSRPRGDRRALLAGLAAGVLGLVPGGFAASPAGASEDPRRAETGGAPAARVVALDGLFAETLLAIGLVPVAIANRPLYEKLIAQPPLPDSVLDLGPLQEPNLEFLSLIAPDLILAAPWQAQIQVALTRIAPVVALPIVAGAREPIDHLDALTRDLGDRVDRAAAARALVAGTDGALAEARAALAGRTGRPVYICRFRDDGRQLAVFGTRSTVGAVAQRLGLTNAWTGRQSGAGTVLAAVEDLAEVPDATLIHFDRGAETARALGRLDDSPLWRALPAVRAGRVIRMPVVHPNGGLPSAARFARQVAAALGKAPA; from the coding sequence ATGAGCCGCCCGCGCGGCGATCGTCGCGCCCTCCTCGCCGGCCTCGCCGCGGGCGTCCTGGGTCTCGTCCCGGGCGGCTTCGCCGCGTCCCCCGCGGGTGCGTCCGAAGACCCGCGGCGCGCGGAGACGGGCGGCGCGCCCGCCGCCCGCGTGGTCGCCCTCGACGGGTTGTTCGCCGAGACGCTCCTCGCCATCGGCCTCGTGCCGGTGGCGATCGCCAACCGGCCGCTCTACGAGAAGCTCATCGCGCAGCCGCCCCTGCCGGACTCGGTCCTCGACCTCGGCCCGCTGCAGGAGCCGAACCTCGAGTTCCTCAGCCTGATCGCCCCCGATCTCATCCTCGCCGCGCCGTGGCAGGCGCAGATCCAGGTCGCGTTGACCCGGATCGCCCCGGTCGTGGCGCTGCCCATCGTCGCGGGCGCGCGGGAGCCGATCGACCACCTCGACGCGCTGACCCGCGACCTGGGGGACCGCGTCGACCGCGCCGCGGCGGCGCGGGCGCTGGTCGCCGGGACCGACGGGGCGCTCGCCGAGGCCCGGGCCGCGCTCGCGGGCCGGACCGGGCGCCCGGTCTACATCTGCCGCTTCCGCGACGACGGGCGGCAGCTGGCCGTCTTCGGCACGCGCAGCACCGTCGGCGCGGTCGCCCAGCGCCTCGGCCTGACCAATGCCTGGACTGGCCGGCAGAGCGGCGCGGGCACGGTGCTCGCCGCGGTCGAGGACCTCGCGGAGGTGCCCGACGCGACGCTGATCCACTTCGACCGCGGCGCCGAGACCGCGCGCGCCCTCGGGCGCCTCGACGACAGCCCGCTCTGGCGGGCGCTGCCCGCCGTGCGCGCCGGCCGCGTGATCCGCATGCCGGTCGTCCATCCGAACGGCGGCCTGCCGTCGGCCGCGCGCTTCGCCCGTCAGGTCGCCGCGGCGCTCGGGAAGGCCCCGGCGTGA
- a CDS encoding MbtH family protein yields the protein MAFDREDTLFYVVVNHEEQYSIWPSYRDIPDGWRAVGDPRAKADCLAYIDEVWTDMRPLSLRRHMEAQERDAGGARA from the coding sequence ATGGCGTTCGATCGCGAAGATACGCTGTTCTACGTGGTGGTGAATCACGAGGAGCAATACTCGATCTGGCCGAGCTACCGCGACATCCCTGACGGGTGGCGCGCCGTGGGCGATCCGCGCGCGAAGGCCGATTGCCTGGCCTACATCGACGAGGTCTGGACCGACATGCGGCCCCTGAGCCTGCGCCGACACATGGAGGCTCAGGAGCGGGACGCGGGCGGCGCGCGGGCGTGA
- the fhuB gene encoding Fe(3+)-hydroxamate ABC transporter permease FhuB, whose product MSAAGAGARRARADGSGASPLWRGAGLLALALAVSAALLHANLAAVLPPGQWWAALLHPTDGDMPQLVLRDSLLPRLAMAVLAGGGLGLAGVLFQQVLDNPLAEPGTLGVFAGAKLALALATLWWPALLIYGYEPVAGAGAALCTGLVLLLSGRSGYAPSTVILAGLVVGLSAEAANRMLVLAHFDALSDLYAWQAGALNQNNWDGVRGLFPRLALAALAAGLLARPLTLIELGDAGARGLGVSTAGTRLAALALGVAVGASVTGYLGVIGFVGLAGPALARYGGARRLRDRLLWGPVAGAVLLVLTDQLVQRLIGRSGVPTGAVTALVGAPLLVGLILGLRTAREAPPAPGPIPVRLARPWPAIGTLAILALAAVGLSLTLGRDAQGWLWSPDPGALLAWRAPRALAALGAGAMLAYAGGLLQRLTGNPLASPELFGVSAGAALVVVLVLFLAPGLGPAAMLAASAAGALATLLAILALGRRARYASARILLVGAALTSLIGSVIALLLATADPRTAALLTWLSGSTYNATGTEAGLACLGAALVLAGTPLLARWLTILPLGAETSRAVGLQVARARLTVLSVAAILTGAATLLVGPLSFVGLMGPHLARSLGFSRAAEQLVAATLAGGLIMVLADWLGRVAAFPWQLPAGLVATVLGGAYFVWLMLRR is encoded by the coding sequence GTGAGCGCGGCCGGGGCCGGAGCGCGGCGGGCGCGAGCCGACGGGTCCGGGGCCTCGCCGCTCTGGCGCGGGGCGGGGCTCCTCGCCCTCGCGCTGGCGGTGAGCGCCGCGCTGCTGCACGCCAACCTGGCGGCCGTCCTGCCGCCCGGGCAGTGGTGGGCCGCCCTGCTCCACCCGACCGACGGTGACATGCCGCAGCTCGTCCTGCGCGACAGCCTGCTGCCGCGCCTCGCCATGGCGGTCCTGGCGGGCGGGGGGCTCGGCCTGGCCGGCGTGCTGTTCCAGCAGGTGCTCGACAACCCGCTGGCCGAGCCCGGAACCCTCGGGGTGTTCGCGGGCGCGAAGCTCGCCCTGGCCCTCGCGACGCTGTGGTGGCCGGCCCTCCTGATCTACGGCTACGAGCCCGTCGCGGGCGCCGGGGCGGCCCTGTGCACGGGCCTCGTGCTGCTGCTGAGCGGGCGCAGCGGCTACGCGCCGTCCACCGTCATCCTCGCCGGACTGGTGGTCGGGCTGTCCGCCGAGGCCGCCAACCGGATGCTGGTGCTCGCGCATTTCGACGCGCTCTCCGACCTCTACGCGTGGCAGGCCGGCGCGCTGAACCAGAACAACTGGGACGGCGTCCGCGGCCTCTTCCCGCGCCTCGCCCTCGCGGCCCTCGCGGCCGGCCTGCTGGCGCGCCCGCTGACCCTGATCGAGCTCGGCGATGCCGGGGCGCGGGGCCTCGGCGTCTCCACCGCCGGCACGCGGCTCGCCGCCCTCGCCCTCGGCGTCGCGGTCGGCGCCAGCGTGACCGGGTATCTCGGGGTGATCGGCTTCGTCGGCCTGGCGGGGCCGGCCCTCGCCCGCTACGGCGGCGCCCGCCGGCTCCGCGACCGCCTGCTCTGGGGGCCGGTGGCCGGGGCGGTGCTGCTCGTCCTGACCGATCAGCTCGTGCAGCGGCTCATCGGCCGCAGCGGTGTCCCGACCGGCGCCGTCACCGCCCTCGTCGGCGCACCCCTGCTGGTCGGCCTCATCCTGGGCCTGCGCACGGCGCGCGAGGCGCCGCCGGCGCCGGGGCCTATCCCGGTCCGTCTCGCCCGGCCGTGGCCCGCCATCGGGACGCTCGCGATCCTGGCCCTCGCGGCCGTCGGCCTGTCGCTCACCCTGGGGCGGGATGCCCAGGGCTGGCTGTGGAGCCCCGATCCGGGCGCCCTCCTGGCCTGGCGGGCGCCGCGCGCGCTGGCCGCCCTGGGGGCCGGGGCCATGCTCGCCTACGCGGGCGGGCTGCTGCAGCGGCTGACCGGGAACCCCCTCGCGAGCCCCGAGCTGTTCGGCGTCTCCGCGGGCGCGGCCCTGGTGGTGGTGCTCGTCCTGTTCCTCGCCCCCGGCCTCGGCCCGGCCGCGATGCTGGCCGCCTCCGCGGCGGGCGCGCTCGCGACGCTGCTGGCGATCCTGGCCCTGGGCCGCCGGGCGCGCTACGCCTCCGCCCGGATCCTGCTCGTCGGCGCGGCCCTCACCAGCCTGATCGGCTCGGTGATCGCGCTCCTGCTCGCCACGGCCGACCCGCGGACCGCCGCCCTGCTGACGTGGCTCTCGGGCTCGACCTACAACGCCACCGGGACCGAGGCCGGGCTCGCCTGCCTCGGCGCGGCCCTGGTGCTCGCGGGCACGCCGCTGCTCGCGCGCTGGCTCACGATCCTGCCGCTCGGGGCGGAGACGAGCCGGGCCGTCGGGCTCCAGGTCGCGCGGGCGCGCCTGACGGTCCTGTCGGTCGCCGCGATCCTGACCGGCGCCGCGACCCTGCTCGTCGGCCCGCTGAGCTTCGTCGGGCTGATGGGGCCGCACCTCGCCCGCAGCCTGGGCTTCAGCCGGGCCGCCGAGCAGCTGGTGGCGGCGACGCTCGCCGGCGGCCTGATCATGGTGCTGGCCGACTGGCTCGGGCGCGTCGCGGCCTTCCCGTGGCAGTTGCCCGCCGGCCTCGTCGCGACGGTTCTCGGGGGCGCCTATTTCGTCTGGCTGATGCTGCGCCGATGA